In the genome of Opitutia bacterium KCR 482, one region contains:
- a CDS encoding DUF669 domain-containing protein, whose product MRKISNEGRYETTVIFAEVRQSENTGKFFVSLGFKTDDGECIYTRLYLTDKAIEHSVKKLRDAFDFDGDFGNIESSVLDKRCRIIVAERESENGRTFLDVKYINRIGSNSGVEPSEISRLSEEARRVISSENSPF is encoded by the coding sequence ATGAGAAAAATTTCAAATGAAGGCAGATACGAAACAACCGTAATTTTTGCCGAAGTCAGACAATCCGAAAATACGGGAAAATTCTTCGTGTCGCTCGGGTTCAAAACCGATGACGGCGAATGTATTTACACCCGCTTATACCTTACCGACAAGGCGATTGAGCATTCTGTAAAGAAGCTCCGCGACGCGTTCGATTTTGACGGAGATTTCGGCAATATTGAATCCAGTGTGCTCGACAAACGTTGCAGAATTATCGTAGCCGAGCGCGAATCGGAGAATGGCAGAACCTTTCTCGATGTCAAATACATCAACCGCATCGGTTCTAATTCAGGCGTAGAGCCGTCGGAAATTTCGCGCCTTTCGGAGGAGGCAAGAAGAGTGATTTCGTCCGAAAACAGCCCGTTTTAG